A window of Edaphobacter lichenicola contains these coding sequences:
- a CDS encoding ABC transporter permease translates to MNKLVAGNLVHRPLRSLISCLAIAIEVIMILSITAILMGKLNGFKTRQNGIGMDMFVRPNTASNLIGMSPAGASIKVADVLAKIPHVVVSAPVNVQINSSLDTIYGIDFKSFDALLPFTFLSGTPFQGPDDVILDDYAAAGKKVGDPISILNHPFRICGIVAHGKGGRKFVPIDTMGSLTGTEGKATMFYLRTEDQPKYQDEVRKDILATPGMSTYNVATAEEYLSSISPDRLPGFNIGLQVVIGIAVIIGFLVIFQSMYTAVMERTREIGILKSMGASRAYIVGIVLRETGVLATIGIIVGIAASFALSAALEARFPTLDFVINVPYVWKATAIAFIGALLGALYPALKAASKDPIDALSYE, encoded by the coding sequence ATGAACAAATTAGTTGCCGGCAATCTGGTCCACCGCCCCCTCCGCTCGCTCATCAGCTGCCTCGCCATCGCCATCGAGGTCATCATGATCCTCTCCATCACTGCCATCCTGATGGGCAAGCTCAACGGCTTCAAGACCCGCCAGAACGGCATCGGCATGGACATGTTCGTCCGCCCCAACACCGCCAGCAACCTCATCGGCATGAGCCCCGCCGGAGCCTCCATCAAGGTCGCAGACGTCCTCGCCAAAATCCCCCACGTCGTCGTCTCCGCTCCCGTCAACGTCCAGATCAACAGCTCCCTCGACACCATCTACGGCATCGACTTCAAGAGCTTCGACGCCCTCCTCCCCTTCACCTTCCTCTCTGGCACTCCCTTCCAGGGCCCCGACGACGTCATCCTCGACGACTACGCCGCCGCCGGCAAAAAGGTCGGCGACCCCATCAGCATCCTCAACCATCCCTTCCGCATCTGCGGCATCGTCGCCCACGGCAAAGGCGGCCGCAAGTTCGTCCCCATCGACACCATGGGCTCGCTCACCGGCACCGAAGGCAAGGCCACCATGTTTTACCTCCGCACTGAAGACCAGCCCAAGTATCAGGACGAAGTCCGCAAAGACATCCTCGCCACCCCCGGCATGAGCACCTACAACGTCGCCACCGCCGAAGAGTACCTCTCCTCCATCTCGCCCGACCGCCTCCCCGGCTTCAACATCGGCCTTCAGGTCGTCATCGGCATCGCCGTCATCATCGGCTTCCTCGTCATCTTCCAGTCCATGTACACCGCCGTCATGGAGCGCACCCGCGAGATCGGCATCCTCAAGTCCATGGGAGCCTCCCGCGCCTACATCGTGGGCATCGTCCTGCGCGAGACCGGCGTCCTCGCCACCATCGGCATCATCGTCGGCATCGCCGCAAGCTTCGCCTTGAGCGCCGCGCTCGAGGCCCGCTTCCCCACGCTCGACTTCGTCATCAACGTCCCCTACGTCTGGAAGGCCACCGCCATCGCCTTCATCGGAGCCCTTCTAGGCGCACTCTACCCAGCCCTCAAAGCCGCCAGCAAAGACCCCATCGACGCCCTCTCCTACGAGTAA
- a CDS encoding DUF2306 domain-containing protein codes for MRLPLLILHILGGTIGLLSGTFAIAVRKGSRLHRASGNVFTIAMLTLASSGLCLAILKSQRGNIIGSIVTFYMITTAWLAGRRRNIGRPDWVALLVGIGGAAAVITLGVLTLHHPDPNAPSGMAFFMGAVLLLAAAGDIRMLTRGGIAGRQRITRHLWRMCFGLFIATGSFFLGQQQVFPAFLRGSIFLTILAVLPFPLMIYWLFRVRFSKAYKAQPPPTPMPATP; via the coding sequence ATGCGACTCCCGCTCTTGATTCTGCACATCCTCGGCGGCACAATTGGCTTGCTGTCCGGCACCTTCGCCATTGCCGTCCGCAAAGGCAGCCGCCTGCATCGCGCCTCGGGAAACGTCTTCACCATCGCGATGTTGACCCTGGCCTCGAGCGGCCTCTGTCTCGCGATACTCAAATCGCAGCGCGGCAATATCATCGGCAGCATCGTCACCTTCTACATGATCACTACCGCGTGGCTAGCCGGCCGCCGCAGGAACATAGGCCGACCTGACTGGGTCGCGCTTCTCGTCGGCATCGGCGGAGCCGCCGCTGTCATCACACTCGGCGTCCTTACCCTCCACCATCCCGACCCAAACGCCCCCTCTGGTATGGCCTTCTTCATGGGCGCCGTCCTCCTGCTCGCCGCCGCCGGAGACATCCGTATGCTCACTCGAGGCGGAATCGCCGGCCGACAGCGCATCACGCGTCACCTCTGGCGCATGTGCTTTGGACTCTTTATCGCCACAGGCTCTTTCTTCCTCGGCCAGCAACAGGTCTTTCCCGCTTTCCTGCGCGGCTCTATCTTTCTCACCATCCTCGCCGTCCTGCCCTTCCCCTTAATGATCTATTGGCTCTTCCGCGTCCGCTTCAGCAAGGCTTACAAAGCACAGCCCCCACCCACCCCGATGCCCGCGACTCCTTGA
- a CDS encoding DUF4386 domain-containing protein: protein MSSTRNPGRFAGLLYVLFSIPGVFAMVYVPSKLIVHGDAAATASNIAACETLFRLGIAAQLISQAGFIFVALALYDLLKGVNRRYASLMVTFVVVSIPIAFLNELNSIAALVLMRGADFLSIVEKPQRDVLAMLFLNLHFQGLVVDEIFFGLWLLPLALLVYRSRFLPRLLGVWLAIDGLAWVILSLTGILWPQYYDKVFTWAQPASFGEVAFMLWLVIKGARSPALDATGLSSAVS, encoded by the coding sequence ATGAGTTCCACGAGGAACCCAGGCAGATTCGCAGGACTGCTGTATGTACTCTTCTCCATACCGGGCGTCTTCGCCATGGTCTATGTTCCCAGCAAGCTAATCGTGCACGGAGACGCAGCGGCAACGGCCAGCAATATTGCAGCCTGCGAGACGCTTTTTCGCCTCGGCATCGCGGCCCAACTTATCAGCCAGGCGGGTTTTATCTTTGTGGCTCTGGCTTTATACGACCTGCTCAAGGGGGTCAACCGGCGGTACGCCTCGCTGATGGTGACATTCGTTGTTGTCTCGATCCCGATCGCGTTTCTGAATGAGCTGAACTCAATTGCTGCCCTCGTTCTGATGCGCGGGGCTGACTTCCTATCCATCGTTGAAAAGCCTCAGCGGGATGTTCTGGCTATGCTGTTCCTCAATCTTCATTTTCAGGGACTTGTTGTTGACGAAATATTTTTTGGTCTGTGGCTCTTACCGCTCGCGCTGCTCGTGTACCGGTCGCGATTTCTGCCGCGCTTGCTGGGCGTCTGGCTCGCCATCGATGGCTTGGCGTGGGTGATCCTGAGCCTTACCGGCATACTGTGGCCGCAATACTACGACAAGGTGTTTACCTGGGCTCAGCCCGCCTCTTTCGGGGAGGTGGCGTTTATGCTGTGGCTTGTCATCAAGGGCGCCAGGTCACCAGCGCTGGACGCCACAGGCTTATCGTCGGCGGTTAGTTAG